A segment of the Terribacillus aidingensis genome:
GAAAAGAATGATGGCCGCATTATCTTCATAGCAAGTGAGGAAGCCATAATGCCTTCGGGGCTGATGCCTCAATATGGTATGACAAAATCTATGCTTTTATCATTAGCTAAAAGCATATCAATGCTGACAAAAGGATCCGAAGTTACAATTAATACAATTATGCCAGGGCCTACTCTTTCTGAAAATGTGCAACAAATTATCGAGGGAATATACGCTAATGAAGAGATGACGTTTGCAGAAAAAGAAAAACATTTTATGATCCATAATCAACCCCAAACTGCCATACAGCGATTTATCAGACCAACCGAGGTAGGAAGACTAGCTGCTTTCTTGTGCAGTCCATATGCTTCTGCTTTTAAGGGATCACCAATCCGTATGGATGGAGGAATGATTCCGACTATTTATTGATAGGAAAGAGCAACTATATGAACGCTAATAGCAAAACAAAAAGCAGAGTTCTAATGAACTCTGCTTATTCTTCATTTACTTTGTTGACCAAAGCTTCCTCCGCCATCTTAAACCCTTCAATAACAGTGTCTTCCTCAACCTCAATCATAATACAGCGTTTGTTATTGAAAACAACTTGCCGTACATAACGCAGATCTTCTGGGCTTATTGCGATATTGGCAACCTTCGTTTTGATTTTAATGGATTTGGAATTGTACTTC
Coding sequences within it:
- a CDS encoding SDR family oxidoreductase, with the translated sequence MEMGLNNKTALVTGSTKGIGKAIALELAKEGVNVLVNGRNNEEAEQIVKGIKSAYPTTSPQNAAADIVDMQQREALLEKFPYVDILINNMGIYEIMQYEDITDEIWEKYFRTNVLAANSLSKYYLPKMLEKNDGRIIFIASEEAIMPSGLMPQYGMTKSMLLSLAKSISMLTKGSEVTINTIMPGPTLSENVQQIIEGIYANEEMTFAEKEKHFMIHNQPQTAIQRFIRPTEVGRLAAFLCSPYASAFKGSPIRMDGGMIPTIY